The following proteins are encoded in a genomic region of Planococcus lenghuensis:
- a CDS encoding MgtC/SapB family protein, with protein sequence MDFFPPETATITTRLIIAALLCGAIGFERETQQHPAGFRTHLLVGMSSCLMMLLSIQGFDSFLSSKYEGFVQYDPTRIPSYVISGIGFLGAGTILVNKGAIKGLTTAASIWAAAGIGLVVGIGMFYAALLATIIALITLYVFAKLEHKYLTSRRDSRLIIIAENTPGILTSLNELMAERKVRVTEFNLRNVDNYEDTPLIEYSFSFKHLPPDKLISLIEQLEQLESVRRVTR encoded by the coding sequence ATGGATTTTTTTCCGCCGGAGACGGCCACTATTACTACCCGGCTGATTATCGCAGCGCTTCTCTGCGGGGCAATCGGCTTTGAACGGGAAACCCAGCAGCATCCGGCAGGATTCCGTACCCATCTGCTGGTCGGCATGAGTTCTTGTTTAATGATGTTGCTTTCAATACAAGGATTCGATTCATTTTTATCAAGTAAATATGAGGGATTCGTTCAGTACGACCCAACCCGTATCCCCTCCTATGTAATCAGTGGGATCGGCTTTCTGGGAGCCGGCACAATCCTCGTGAACAAAGGAGCAATCAAAGGACTGACGACTGCTGCATCTATTTGGGCGGCTGCAGGTATCGGACTTGTAGTAGGAATCGGCATGTTTTATGCGGCGTTGCTGGCGACCATTATTGCACTTATTACTTTATACGTGTTTGCTAAACTGGAACATAAGTACTTAACCAGCCGCAGAGATTCCAGGTTAATTATCATCGCCGAAAACACGCCCGGCATACTGACCAGTCTTAATGAATTGATGGCTGAGCGTAAAGTTCGGGTGACAGAATTCAACCTTCGGAATGTTGATAATTACGAAGACACCCCGTTAATCGAATATTCTTTTTCGTTCAAGCATCTTCCGCCTGATAAACTGATCTCATTGATTGAACAGCTTGAACAGCTGGAGTCCGTCCGCCGGGTTACGCGTTAG
- the pyrE gene encoding orotate phosphoribosyltransferase — translation MKQKIARALLEIGAVELRPDDPFTWSSGLKSPIYCDNRLTMAYPAVRKEIAEGLAELIRTAYPEAEVIAGTATAGIPHAAWVSDLLNLPMVYVRSKPKEHGRGNQIEGKIEAGQKAIIIEDLISKGGSSIQAANALKEAGFEVLGIAAIFTYGLPAATEAIRTAGFEAHTLSDFHALIEEAEKTGRISSEQLAVLTDWHNQLAVEPAKS, via the coding sequence ATGAAACAGAAGATTGCACGGGCGTTGCTGGAAATTGGAGCAGTGGAGCTGCGGCCGGATGATCCGTTTACATGGTCATCGGGTTTGAAGTCGCCGATTTATTGTGATAACCGCCTGACGATGGCCTATCCGGCTGTCCGGAAAGAAATCGCCGAAGGACTGGCAGAGCTGATCCGCACAGCTTATCCTGAAGCGGAAGTGATTGCCGGGACGGCAACAGCCGGCATTCCGCATGCAGCTTGGGTCAGTGACCTGCTGAATCTGCCGATGGTTTATGTCCGGTCCAAACCGAAAGAACACGGACGAGGCAATCAGATTGAAGGGAAAATTGAAGCGGGACAGAAAGCTATTATCATTGAGGACCTGATTTCCAAGGGCGGATCGAGTATTCAAGCGGCAAATGCATTGAAAGAAGCGGGATTCGAAGTGCTCGGCATCGCTGCGATTTTCACATATGGTTTGCCGGCTGCAACAGAAGCGATCCGTACTGCGGGCTTTGAAGCACATACGCTGTCTGACTTCCATGCACTGATTGAGGAAGCCGAAAAAACAGGCAGGATCAGCAGTGAACAATTGGCTGTTTTAACTGACTGGCATAATCAGCTGGCAGTGGAACCAGCAAAGAGCTGA
- the pyrF gene encoding orotidine-5'-phosphate decarboxylase: MNSPIIALDFPSMKEVKEFIADFEERLFVKVGMELFFSEGPEIVRYLKEQGHQVFLDLKLHDIPNTVESAMRSLAKLDVDLVNVHAAGGIEMMRAAKRGLSGSPVKLIAVTQLTSTDEKQMQQEQLIERSLEESVLHYAVLAKEAGLDGVVCSVKEAKRIGEVCGEDFLRVTPGIRLGNDSHDQKRTATPEQAAREGATHIVVGRAVTQALKPREQLAVIDGQWRGAVL; this comes from the coding sequence ATGAACTCGCCAATCATCGCGCTTGATTTTCCATCAATGAAAGAAGTGAAAGAATTTATTGCTGATTTTGAAGAACGGTTATTTGTGAAAGTCGGAATGGAATTATTTTTTAGTGAAGGTCCGGAGATTGTCCGTTATTTAAAGGAACAGGGCCATCAAGTTTTCCTGGATCTGAAACTGCATGATATTCCGAATACGGTTGAATCGGCTATGCGTTCGCTTGCCAAGCTGGATGTCGATCTGGTGAACGTCCATGCGGCGGGTGGCATTGAAATGATGCGGGCGGCGAAGCGGGGGCTCAGCGGAAGTCCGGTGAAACTAATTGCTGTGACGCAACTGACTTCAACGGATGAAAAACAGATGCAGCAAGAACAGCTGATTGAGCGGTCCCTTGAGGAATCTGTGCTGCACTATGCAGTACTGGCGAAAGAAGCAGGACTTGATGGTGTCGTTTGTTCAGTGAAGGAAGCCAAGCGGATCGGGGAAGTGTGCGGAGAGGATTTTCTTCGGGTGACACCGGGAATCCGGCTCGGCAATGATAGCCATGATCAGAAACGGACCGCGACTCCGGAACAGGCAGCCCGGGAAGGTGCTACTCATATTGTGGTTGGCCGGGCTGTTACGCAGGCACTGAAACCGAGAGAACAATTAGCAGTAATTGATGGACAGTGGAGAGGGGCAGTTTTATGA
- a CDS encoding dihydroorotate dehydrogenase, whose translation MNRLKVTLPGLELSNPIMPASGCFGFGKEFAGLYDLSQLGAIMIKATTREMRFGNPTPRVAETAAGMLNAIGLQNPGLDKVMTQELPYLEQFDVPIIANVAGTTTEDYAEVARAISTAPNVKALEINISCPNVKEGGITFGTNPKIAQALTEAVKAVSAVPVYIKLSPNVTDITEIAKAVEAGGADGLTMINTLLGMRLDAQTGKPVLANRTGGLSGPSIKPVALRMVYDVRKQTDLPIIGMGGVSTLDDVIDFLSVGADAVAVGTANFVNPFICPELIEELPGKLDELGIKTVQELTGRSHQYELANHRA comes from the coding sequence ATGAACCGGTTGAAAGTAACACTTCCAGGACTTGAACTGAGCAATCCGATCATGCCTGCTTCCGGCTGCTTCGGTTTCGGCAAGGAATTTGCAGGGTTATATGACCTTTCTCAACTGGGCGCGATCATGATTAAAGCGACGACCCGTGAAATGCGCTTCGGCAATCCGACACCGCGCGTGGCTGAGACAGCCGCCGGCATGCTGAATGCCATCGGTCTGCAGAATCCGGGGCTGGATAAGGTGATGACTCAGGAACTGCCGTATCTGGAACAATTCGATGTGCCGATCATCGCGAATGTGGCCGGAACGACGACAGAAGATTACGCGGAAGTTGCACGGGCCATTTCGACTGCACCAAATGTCAAAGCACTGGAGATCAACATTTCCTGTCCGAATGTAAAGGAAGGCGGCATTACATTCGGTACGAATCCGAAAATTGCTCAAGCATTGACAGAAGCGGTCAAAGCGGTATCAGCCGTGCCGGTGTACATTAAATTATCGCCTAATGTAACCGACATAACAGAGATTGCCAAAGCGGTCGAAGCAGGTGGTGCGGATGGCCTTACGATGATCAATACGCTTCTTGGCATGCGGCTTGATGCACAGACAGGCAAGCCGGTTCTCGCAAACCGGACCGGCGGATTATCCGGCCCTTCCATCAAACCGGTCGCACTGCGGATGGTGTACGACGTACGGAAACAGACGGATTTGCCGATCATTGGAATGGGCGGTGTTTCGACGCTTGATGACGTCATCGACTTTCTGTCGGTCGGCGCAGACGCAGTCGCCGTAGGAACGGCGAATTTTGTGAATCCGTTCATTTGCCCGGAATTGATCGAAGAGCTTCCAGGGAAACTTGATGAACTGGGAATCAAAACTGTGCAGGAATTGACAGGGAGGAGCCACCAGTATGAACTCGCCAATCATCGCGCTTGA
- a CDS encoding dihydroorotate dehydrogenase electron transfer subunit, translating into MIQKEWMTVTNQRNIANRIYELTVRGGMVASMEPGQFVHIRTGDSFEPLLRRPISIAAINPEKSEFTMLYRVEGRGTEVLAAKRAGDKIDVLGPLGNGFPIGEAKQKAVLIGGGIGVPPLYELACQLNARGVETVHVLGFETAEAVFYEKEFSVLGETHITTVDGTHGIKGFVTHVMNELPTDFDVYYSCGPSPMLKAVEELYVDKKGFLSYEQRMGCGIGACFACVCKTNDERDYVKVCSDGPVFPAKVVVAG; encoded by the coding sequence ATGATTCAAAAGGAATGGATGACTGTCACGAACCAGCGCAATATCGCCAATCGGATCTATGAACTGACGGTCCGAGGAGGCATGGTCGCTTCCATGGAGCCGGGCCAATTCGTGCATATCCGGACCGGTGACAGTTTTGAACCGCTTCTCCGGCGGCCGATTTCCATTGCTGCCATCAACCCGGAGAAGTCCGAATTCACGATGCTGTACAGAGTGGAAGGCCGGGGGACAGAAGTGCTCGCAGCGAAAAGAGCAGGAGACAAGATTGATGTGCTGGGTCCTCTCGGCAACGGCTTCCCGATCGGAGAAGCGAAACAAAAAGCGGTGCTTATCGGCGGCGGGATCGGCGTGCCGCCACTTTATGAGCTGGCCTGTCAACTGAATGCACGCGGCGTTGAAACGGTCCATGTCCTCGGATTTGAAACAGCGGAAGCGGTGTTCTACGAAAAGGAATTCAGTGTGCTCGGCGAAACGCATATTACAACAGTGGATGGCACTCATGGCATAAAAGGGTTTGTCACGCATGTCATGAATGAATTGCCAACTGATTTCGATGTGTACTACAGCTGCGGACCGTCTCCGATGCTGAAAGCGGTCGAGGAGCTGTATGTAGATAAAAAAGGTTTTCTTTCCTATGAGCAGCGGATGGGCTGTGGCATCGGGGCCTGCTTTGCCTGTGTATGCAAGACGAATGATGAGCGGGATTACGTTAAAGTCTGTTCTGACGGTCCTGTATTTCCGGCAAAGGTGGTGGTGGCAGGATGA
- the carB gene encoding carbamoyl-phosphate synthase large subunit, protein MPKRQDIDSILVIGSGPIIIGQAAEFDYAGTQACLALKEEGYRVILINSNPATIMTDTEIADKVYIEPITLEFVSRILRKEQPDAVLATLGGQTGLNMAIELDKSGILEELGIEILGTKLDAIHKAEDRDLFRNLMNKLGQPVPESEIIRNLSEALAFTEAIGYPVIVRPAFTLGGTGGGICHNEEELREIVASGLKYSPVTQCLLEKSIAGFKEIEYEVMRDSADNAIVVCNMENFDPVGVHTGDSIVAAPSQTLSDREYQMLRNVSLDIIRELKIEGGCNVQLALDPHSFNYYIIEVNPRVSRSSALASKATGYPIAKLAAKIAVGLTLDEMKNPVTGSTYACFEPSLDYVVTKIPRWPFDKFESAKRSLGTQMKATGEVMAIGRTFEESILKAVRSLETGHCHLSMKHAETLSDEWIEKRIRKAGDERLFFIGEALRRGVTVETLHDWSQIDLFFLHKLKNIVEYEQVLSENPFDREVAYKAKRMGFADKMLAQLWKTDEAAVYDWRKEQKLIPVYKMVDTCAAEFESETPYFYGTYEEENESVVTDRESVIVLGSGPIRIGQGVEFDYATVHSVWAIKEAGYEAIIINNNPETVSTDFSISDKLYFEPLTIEDVMHIVDLEKPKGVVVQFGGQTAINLADRLEARGVPILGTSLEDLDRAENRNKFERALHEIGIPQPEGKTAISAEEAEVIAREIGYPVLVRPSYVLGGRAMEIVYSEDELAHYMNHAVDASPEHPVLVDRYLTGTEVEVDAISDGENVLIPGIMEHIERAGVHSGDSIAVYPPQNISAAMMETIADYTTRLAKGLNIKGLLNIQYVISKGEVYVIEVNPRSSRTVPFLSKITNIPMANIATKAILGQSILDQGYPTGLIDPPAGVFVKVPVFSFAKLRRVDITLGPEMKSTGEVMGKDHTFEKALYKGLVAAGMEVRTYGTVLMTVSDKDKDEAISIARRFRSIGYRIMATEGTAKTLESAGIRVTSVNKIGAAGHTLLDVIQNGEAQLVVNTLTKGKLPARDGFRIRRESVENGIPCLTSLDTAKAMLRVIESMTFSAEEMGAGV, encoded by the coding sequence ATGCCTAAACGTCAAGATATCGACAGTATTCTCGTCATCGGTTCAGGTCCCATCATTATCGGCCAGGCAGCAGAATTCGACTACGCAGGAACGCAGGCGTGTCTCGCATTAAAAGAGGAAGGTTACCGGGTCATCCTCATCAATTCCAATCCGGCGACGATCATGACCGATACGGAAATCGCGGACAAAGTATATATCGAACCCATCACGCTCGAGTTCGTCAGCCGGATTCTCCGGAAAGAACAGCCGGACGCGGTCCTTGCCACGCTCGGCGGACAGACGGGCCTGAACATGGCGATCGAGCTCGATAAATCCGGCATCTTGGAAGAGCTCGGTATCGAAATTCTGGGAACCAAGCTGGATGCGATCCATAAAGCGGAAGACCGCGATTTGTTCCGAAACTTGATGAATAAACTTGGACAGCCGGTACCGGAAAGCGAAATCATCCGGAATCTATCCGAGGCGCTGGCATTCACGGAAGCAATCGGCTATCCGGTCATTGTCCGTCCGGCATTCACGCTCGGCGGAACAGGCGGGGGGATTTGCCATAATGAAGAAGAGCTTCGGGAAATTGTGGCAAGTGGTCTGAAATACAGCCCAGTCACGCAATGTTTGCTCGAAAAATCCATTGCCGGCTTCAAAGAAATCGAGTACGAAGTGATGCGCGACTCGGCTGATAACGCGATCGTTGTCTGTAACATGGAAAACTTCGACCCGGTCGGTGTGCATACAGGGGATTCCATCGTTGCGGCCCCGTCGCAGACGCTGTCGGACCGGGAATACCAGATGCTGCGGAATGTGTCACTCGACATCATCCGGGAACTGAAAATCGAAGGTGGCTGCAACGTTCAGCTCGCACTTGATCCGCACAGCTTCAATTATTACATCATCGAAGTGAACCCGCGCGTCAGCCGGTCATCGGCACTTGCTTCGAAAGCGACGGGTTACCCGATTGCAAAATTAGCCGCTAAAATTGCGGTTGGCCTGACGCTCGATGAGATGAAGAATCCGGTGACGGGCAGCACGTATGCCTGCTTTGAGCCATCACTTGATTATGTCGTAACAAAAATTCCGCGCTGGCCGTTCGATAAATTCGAGTCGGCGAAACGGAGCCTCGGCACGCAGATGAAAGCGACCGGGGAAGTAATGGCCATCGGGCGTACATTTGAAGAATCGATTTTGAAAGCGGTTCGGTCACTCGAAACCGGCCATTGCCACCTGTCGATGAAACATGCGGAAACGCTCAGTGATGAGTGGATCGAGAAACGGATACGGAAGGCGGGCGATGAGCGGCTGTTCTTTATCGGGGAAGCACTGCGCCGGGGGGTGACGGTTGAAACCCTGCACGACTGGAGTCAAATCGATTTATTCTTCCTGCACAAGCTGAAAAACATCGTGGAGTACGAGCAGGTGCTGTCAGAAAATCCGTTTGACCGGGAAGTTGCATACAAGGCGAAGCGAATGGGCTTTGCGGATAAAATGCTGGCTCAATTGTGGAAGACGGATGAAGCGGCTGTCTACGACTGGCGCAAGGAGCAGAAGCTGATTCCGGTATATAAAATGGTCGATACATGTGCAGCGGAATTCGAATCCGAAACGCCATACTTTTATGGGACGTATGAAGAAGAGAACGAATCGGTCGTAACGGACAGGGAAAGTGTCATTGTCCTTGGTTCCGGTCCAATCCGAATTGGCCAAGGCGTCGAATTCGACTATGCAACGGTCCATTCCGTATGGGCGATCAAAGAAGCCGGTTACGAGGCGATCATCATTAACAACAACCCTGAAACAGTGTCTACTGATTTCTCAATTTCCGATAAGCTGTATTTTGAACCGCTGACCATTGAAGACGTCATGCACATCGTTGATCTGGAGAAACCGAAAGGTGTCGTTGTCCAGTTCGGCGGACAAACGGCGATCAACCTGGCAGACAGACTTGAAGCGCGGGGGGTGCCGATTCTTGGAACATCACTTGAAGATCTTGACCGGGCAGAGAACCGCAATAAATTCGAGCGCGCACTCCATGAAATCGGGATTCCGCAGCCGGAAGGAAAAACAGCCATATCAGCAGAAGAAGCGGAAGTAATTGCACGTGAGATCGGCTATCCGGTACTTGTCCGGCCATCGTATGTACTTGGCGGCCGTGCGATGGAAATCGTCTACAGTGAAGATGAACTGGCGCATTACATGAATCATGCGGTGGACGCGAGTCCGGAGCATCCGGTACTTGTCGACCGCTACCTGACAGGTACGGAAGTGGAAGTGGATGCGATTTCCGACGGTGAAAACGTCCTCATTCCGGGCATCATGGAGCACATTGAACGGGCGGGCGTCCATTCGGGCGATTCGATTGCCGTGTATCCGCCGCAGAATATTTCGGCAGCCATGATGGAGACGATTGCAGATTATACGACGCGCCTTGCGAAAGGACTGAATATCAAAGGGCTGCTGAATATCCAATACGTCATTTCCAAAGGTGAAGTATATGTGATTGAAGTAAACCCGCGCTCCAGCCGGACAGTGCCTTTCTTGAGTAAAATCACGAATATCCCGATGGCCAATATCGCGACGAAAGCGATTCTTGGACAATCCATCCTGGATCAAGGATATCCGACGGGTCTCATTGACCCGCCTGCAGGCGTATTTGTCAAAGTACCGGTATTTTCTTTCGCCAAGCTTCGCCGGGTGGACATCACGCTCGGGCCTGAAATGAAATCGACCGGTGAAGTGATGGGGAAAGATCACACATTTGAAAAAGCGCTGTACAAAGGACTTGTTGCCGCCGGTATGGAAGTGCGGACGTACGGAACGGTTCTCATGACCGTTTCTGATAAAGATAAAGATGAAGCGATCAGCATTGCGCGGCGTTTCCGGTCGATCGGCTACCGGATCATGGCGACGGAAGGAACGGCGAAAACACTGGAAAGTGCCGGCATCCGGGTCACCTCGGTCAATAAAATCGGGGCAGCGGGCCATACATTGCTCGATGTTATCCAGAACGGGGAAGCGCAGCTCGTCGTTAACACGCTGACGAAAGGAAAACTGCCGGCACGCGATGGGTTCCGGATTCGCCGGGAATCGGTCGAAAATGGCATTCCGTGTCTCACTTCACTCGATACGGCAAAAGCGATGCTGCGGGTCATTGAATCGATGACGTTCTCTGCGGAGGAAATGGGGGCAGGTGTATGA
- a CDS encoding carbamoyl phosphate synthase small subunit, which translates to MERYLILEDGTVFKGTAFGADTASTGEVVFNTGMTGYQEVLSDPSYCDQIITMTYPLIGNYGINRDDFESIEPAAAGMVVRELAEFPSNFRSDSTLCELFKAKGIPGIAGIDTRKLTRLIRSKGTVKGILTATGDQVNVEAEIRRLQEFEPKQDQVARVSTQRPYPSPGRGKRVVLIDYGMKHGILRELNKRNCDVLVVPYNTTADEILRWNPDGVMLSNGPGDPKDVPECTETVKALIGKVPIFGICLGHQLFALACGAETYKLKFGHRGGNQPVKDLMTGRSDITSQNHGYSVLEETLIGTRLKVTHKALNDGSVEGLMHLDVPAFTVQYHPEASPGPEDANHLFDRFIELMNTAEKELAHA; encoded by the coding sequence ATGGAGCGCTATCTGATATTGGAAGACGGAACGGTATTTAAAGGGACAGCATTCGGAGCAGACACGGCATCGACCGGGGAAGTTGTCTTCAACACCGGCATGACAGGCTATCAGGAAGTGCTGTCTGATCCTTCTTATTGCGACCAGATCATCACGATGACATATCCGCTCATCGGCAATTACGGAATCAATCGCGATGACTTTGAATCGATTGAACCGGCAGCGGCCGGAATGGTCGTCCGCGAACTTGCAGAATTTCCGTCCAATTTTAGAAGCGATTCCACGCTGTGCGAATTGTTCAAGGCAAAAGGCATTCCAGGGATTGCGGGAATCGACACCCGGAAACTGACCCGGCTCATCCGGTCGAAAGGAACGGTGAAAGGGATACTAACAGCAACAGGGGACCAAGTGAACGTTGAAGCTGAAATCCGGCGCCTTCAGGAATTCGAACCGAAACAAGACCAAGTCGCACGCGTATCCACGCAGCGCCCGTATCCAAGCCCCGGCCGCGGCAAACGGGTCGTCCTGATCGATTACGGCATGAAGCACGGCATTCTCCGGGAACTGAACAAGCGGAATTGTGACGTGCTAGTCGTTCCTTATAACACGACAGCCGATGAAATCCTCCGCTGGAACCCGGATGGCGTTATGCTATCGAACGGACCAGGGGATCCGAAAGATGTTCCGGAATGCACAGAAACCGTGAAAGCGCTGATCGGCAAGGTGCCGATCTTCGGTATCTGTCTCGGCCATCAATTATTCGCGCTCGCTTGCGGAGCAGAGACCTATAAATTGAAGTTTGGCCACCGCGGAGGCAATCAGCCGGTCAAAGACCTGATGACCGGACGGTCGGATATCACTTCTCAAAACCACGGCTATTCCGTACTAGAAGAGACGCTCATCGGCACCCGCCTGAAAGTGACACATAAAGCGTTGAATGACGGCTCGGTCGAGGGGCTTATGCATCTGGATGTACCGGCGTTCACCGTCCAGTATCACCCGGAAGCATCCCCGGGTCCGGAGGATGCCAATCATTTATTCGATCGCTTTATTGAGCTTATGAATACAGCAGAGAAGGAGCTTGCACATGCCTAA
- a CDS encoding dihydroorotase: MAILIKNAALVNGNITDIRITDGFIEEMGSALEPAGDQVIDGKGRTVVAGFVDVHVHLREPGGEHKETIRTGTEAAAKGGFTTICAMPNTRPVPDTKEHLEKINALIEENARIRVLPYASITIREAGKERTNLQELKTAGAFAFTDDGVGVQQAGMMFEAMQEAAALDMAVVAHCEDNTLIYGGVMHDGMRSQELGLPGIPSIAESVHIARDVLLAEATGAHYHVCHVSTKESVRVIRDAKRAGIRVTAEVTPHHLLMTEDDIPADDANYKMNPPLRSQADRQALIEGLEDGTIDFIATDHAPHTAEEKANGMQAAPFGITGFETAFPLLYSEFVQSGKWSLAQLVSWLTDKPAAVFGLAYGKLETGAAADLVLLDLSKTQAINPETFVSKGKNTPFAGKEATGWPVLTIFGGEIVFKEEEAWSAI, from the coding sequence ATGGCAATTTTAATCAAGAATGCAGCACTTGTGAATGGGAATATAACGGATATCCGGATTACAGACGGATTCATTGAAGAAATGGGTTCAGCGCTCGAACCAGCCGGCGACCAAGTGATCGATGGGAAAGGCCGTACGGTTGTCGCTGGATTTGTCGATGTGCATGTTCATTTGCGGGAGCCGGGCGGTGAGCATAAAGAGACCATCCGGACTGGAACGGAGGCGGCGGCGAAGGGTGGTTTCACGACGATATGCGCAATGCCGAACACCCGACCGGTCCCGGATACGAAGGAACATCTTGAAAAAATCAACGCATTAATCGAAGAAAATGCCCGCATCCGGGTATTGCCATATGCATCGATCACAATTCGGGAAGCGGGAAAAGAACGGACGAATCTGCAGGAACTGAAAACTGCAGGTGCATTCGCCTTTACAGATGATGGTGTTGGTGTACAGCAGGCCGGCATGATGTTTGAGGCGATGCAGGAAGCAGCTGCGCTGGATATGGCAGTTGTCGCGCATTGTGAAGACAACACGCTGATTTACGGCGGTGTCATGCATGATGGAATGCGCAGTCAGGAGCTTGGACTGCCTGGTATTCCTTCCATTGCGGAGTCCGTACATATCGCCCGGGATGTCTTGCTCGCTGAAGCGACCGGTGCCCATTATCACGTGTGCCACGTTTCGACAAAAGAATCTGTCCGGGTCATTCGGGATGCCAAACGGGCAGGCATTCGGGTAACGGCGGAAGTGACACCGCATCACTTGCTCATGACGGAAGATGACATCCCGGCAGATGATGCCAATTATAAGATGAATCCGCCGCTCAGGTCGCAGGCGGATCGGCAGGCGCTGATCGAAGGGCTTGAAGATGGAACAATTGATTTCATTGCAACGGACCATGCGCCACACACTGCGGAAGAAAAAGCGAACGGGATGCAGGCGGCACCGTTCGGCATTACCGGGTTTGAAACCGCATTTCCGCTCTTGTACAGCGAATTTGTGCAGTCAGGGAAATGGTCGCTGGCTCAGCTTGTCAGCTGGCTTACGGACAAGCCGGCGGCAGTATTCGGACTGGCTTACGGCAAGTTGGAAACAGGCGCCGCAGCCGATCTCGTGCTGCTGGATCTGAGTAAAACACAGGCGATCAACCCGGAGACATTCGTTTCAAAAGGCAAGAACACGCCTTTTGCCGGCAAGGAAGCGACAGGCTGGCCGGTTCTGACTATATTCGGCGGTGAAATCGTATTCAAGGAGGAAGAAGCATGGAGCGCTATCTGA
- a CDS encoding aspartate carbamoyltransferase catalytic subunit: MTNLLSMKDLSKEEILYLLERAEAFRQGDQLPIGGTVVNLFFEPSTRTKMSFEMAERKLGLTVLPFETGFSSVLKGETLYDTVKTLEAIGVDAVVIRHEQEAYYKELEALNIAIINGGDGSGQHPTQSLLDLYTIQEEFGTFNGLHVTIAGDIAHSRVARSNAEALQKLGAEVTFICPDEWKGEFPSSQHLDEVISTTDVLMLLRVQHERHHTDSWFSKESYHEQYGLTIQRERLMKNRAIIMHPAPVNRGVEIADELVEAPRSRIFKQMENGVYMRMAALEYALKGSRVWQF, from the coding sequence ATGACAAACTTGCTTTCAATGAAAGATCTTTCAAAAGAAGAGATTTTATACTTGCTGGAGCGGGCGGAAGCTTTCCGGCAAGGTGATCAGCTTCCCATCGGCGGCACCGTAGTGAATCTTTTCTTCGAACCGAGTACCCGAACAAAAATGAGCTTCGAGATGGCTGAACGGAAACTCGGGCTGACGGTGCTGCCATTTGAAACCGGTTTTTCAAGTGTCCTTAAAGGTGAAACCTTATATGACACGGTGAAAACACTGGAAGCAATCGGCGTCGATGCAGTTGTCATCCGTCATGAACAGGAAGCTTATTATAAGGAACTGGAAGCGCTGAACATTGCCATCATTAACGGCGGGGACGGTTCCGGTCAGCATCCGACTCAGTCATTGCTGGATTTGTATACCATCCAGGAAGAATTCGGTACATTCAACGGCTTACATGTAACGATTGCGGGGGATATTGCACACAGCCGGGTTGCCCGGTCGAATGCCGAAGCGCTTCAGAAACTTGGTGCGGAAGTAACATTCATCTGTCCGGATGAATGGAAAGGCGAATTTCCATCCTCACAGCATCTTGACGAGGTAATCAGCACAACCGATGTGCTGATGCTCCTGCGTGTCCAGCATGAACGGCATCACACCGATAGCTGGTTTTCAAAAGAGAGCTATCACGAACAGTATGGACTCACCATCCAGCGCGAACGGCTCATGAAGAACCGGGCGATTATTATGCACCCGGCACCGGTCAACCGCGGCGTTGAAATTGCGGATGAACTGGTGGAAGCACCCCGGTCCCGGATTTTTAAGCAAATGGAAAATGGTGTCTATATGCGAATGGCAGCACTGGAATATGCATTGAAAGGGAGTCGAGTATGGCAATTTTAA